The Oncorhynchus kisutch isolate 150728-3 linkage group LG8, Okis_V2, whole genome shotgun sequence DNA segment CTGTAAGTTAGGGCGTATTGGCACCTTTTCAAAAGTGTGTTCTAGTGAATTGGTCAATCAATGCTCTCTTTTGCTTGTGTCCTCGCTCAGTGCGGTGCCCCAGCATCAGTCTCAGCCTGAGCCTGATGCACCTATAAAACCTATCAAACACAGCAGTTAAATTGCTCTGTGGGTCTGGGTAGGCTTGGTGTTTGGCATCAAGCCCTCTGCCACCCTCAGTGTTAGGCCAGGGGGTTTAAGAGCATGTCAGGTGTAAATCTCCAGGCTGACTGATCTCCCATGTCTCCAGCTAGGATTTACCAGCTgcacagagagaggcagtgagaggcCAACCTCACTAGATGCCAAGCAACACGGAGCAATTAGATCAATTATTGTTTTACGTGCAATAGACACTTAACAATCAAGCATTCAAACAAGACTTACAATCCTTCAAATTCTTCATAAGTCTGTCTATAGTGGTTTTAAAACAGAGGCAAAGTGTTTTTGACACAGTGGAACATTCACTTTGGGTAATGGTTTACTGTGCCATTTAAAGCTTTATTCCTCTGTGAATGTGTCACAAAACTGTCACTGGCAGTTTGTGGGAAGAAAAGGGAATATTTAAGGCAGAGAATACCACATATACAAATAAAGTATGGAAAAAGACCAAAGGCGAGCTGTCAGAGTGTAAGGCTGAAGAAACTGCAAGGTCAACAACAACACCACAAGAACAAAACCAGAGCATGCACTACAATTCTCCTAAAGTGCTTCACTGTAAGGATAAAGACTATAGACTAACATCAAATCACAAAACCAATGAAAGACTGGCAGCACTTTTAGGCTGAGTAAAATTTTATTAGCCTTTTGGCAAGAAGTTCTGAGTTTGAGCGATGACAAATACCCAATTTAAATCAACTGGCACAAGTGCTGTCCAGACCTTGTCCTTTTTTGTGTCTCCCCAGCTAGCACGTTTGGCTCCTTGGAGGTTGAGGGAATGTATGTTTTCTGTTTCCCACTGGTTCTGGGAACGAGGCCATATGCTTCCTGACGGGTACAACTTTAAGTTTTTTAAACATTCTGAGAACGGGAGTTTTCTGGGAATGTAGAGTTTTTGGTTGCAGGGAGGTTTTGAGAacattttactatggttccctgaaagttttaACAACATTCTGAGAATGGAAATTCTatatttgaaggtaattaaataacattctgagaacatgtttcaataagactgctagcttaggttaactgttttgcactccaagcacagataggacacatggaaatgagTTTGaataggcattaatcatgcaagcAGATTTATTTTTATCCTCTCTGGGATAAGATATGTTTTTAAAGCATCAGTGAGATTTGAACCTGTGATTTTCTAGTCCCTAATCATGTAATTAGTCCACTGTGCCACAAGGAATGTGCTGTTAATTtttgtctattcaaacagacccgaTTTCAATGAagacaagcactcattaagatcacacttaacaagatagaggatagagagtgtTGTTGTTGCTAAGAATGTAATCTACAGTTCCATTTTTTAAATACCATTCTTTGAACTATCTTTGAATGTTActttttcttgtggtttttatgtcaagttttcttaatgttttgagAATGTAACTTTAAATAGATCAGATGCCCACTCCTTCATGAAACCGGAAGaaaacattatgctgaagtactaaaattcccacagaagaacattgtttcttaacgttctctgaacgttctgagaacatgtctttaaccctcctgttgtgttcgtttcatgttaattaatattgtgttcccggtccaaaatgaccgccccattatagctgattataaatccataataatacacatattatcacctaatgttgtgttagatatTTTTATCAACTTacgttcttgtgaacattacaagttttgaacttcgCTATTTATGGCTTGTAGGCCTcgttgacctgagctcatacaactcgtttttgtcatgttcgtcataacgaggagaccaaggcgcagcgtgatacgaatacattcttcttttattacacgaagaacactaaacaaactaacaacaacaacaacaacaacaacaacaacaacaacaacaacaacaacacgacCATGACGCTATTCaacacgagtgctgacaggcaactacacatagacaataacccacaaaaccaaaatggaaaatggcaacctaaataggatccccaatcagagacaacgataaacagctgcctctgattgggaaccaattcaggccaccatagacctacatttacctagacataccaaaaccccatagatatacaaaaacttTAGACAAGACAAAACTACACATACCatcctcgtcacaccctgacctaaccaaaacaataaagaaaacaaagataactaaggtcagggggTGACAGTTTTTGAGtaaaaaagcataatgtatggattatttcgACTATAACAAATATTCAGATGAAAcgtattgtgctatttatcacagactacttgtgtcaaagtttaacaagaacatttgttttgaaaccatttcattttttttttaagtggcaCAAAATAACATCTGTTGTGTTCCCGGTCAAAactgtgtatgatcttattagtAAAGAAAGAACATTTCCAAAACAACATATGAAAACTTTACCATATTATAAAATGAATGTCTGAACACattaaataacaacagtaacaataacagtaTTACCAACAATAACAAAAAACATGAAAACGTTCACAATCTGTCAATCAATGGTGGTTAAATTTTTTGGGTTCTCACGCACATGTTGTACAATACGTGGTGGTTGTTGCATGTGCACTACATTTATGGCACACGATGCTCGTTTTGACATCCCTTGGTGCACACAGATTGCACCTCTTCCttttgtctcttctgtctctggcgGCCGTAGATCTTGCTTCTGGCCCTTGTATATCTCTCACCAATCCAGCAGAGGATGGTGTTGGAGGAAGGTGTTTGTGCCTTTGAATGAGGGGTGCCACCATGGCTTTCCCCAACTCTTCTAGGAATAGTCTCCTCTTGAAGAATTTCCCCTGCTTCCAGCCTGAAATCACCTCCATCCACACCACAAACGCCTTGTAGGCCGACACATCTAGGATATTGAAGAACACCATGTGCCAACGTGCCGTCATCCTCTTACAAGAGTATGTGCCAGTAACCTGCAAAAGTGCAACAATCAGTAAATAAAATAATGAGTGCATACAAGTGATACTTCATGGCTTGCATAGTAATGTGAAAAATTGCATCAAAGCATTGTTTTAATTTATCACATCTGAAACATATTTACATATTCAAATTAATAGAATTGCCTCCATATTGTTCACAAATTCAATAAGCCTTTCACCAAACAACAACAGGTCTTATTTTTATGATGCAGATAAAACAATCTGGTAATAGAAGAAAAAGTACACATACCTCATCAAGGTTGTCAACTCCCCCTTTGTTCCTGTTGTAATCCAGGACAGCTTTGGGCTTCCTGTCCCCCCTGATAGAGGCATCGCTGTGCAGAGTTGTCATCAGGAGcacattcttctttttcttcggGCAGTAGGACACACGAATCTGTGTATCGGTGAAGGCAGATTTAGAGGAAAAACGATCCCTGTCCTTGGTAGTGAGTAAAGCAGTGGGTAACTCAGGCTTGTACCTTCTGACAGTCCCCAACATAGTCATTTTTTTTGGAGCAACTCCTGACCAAGAGCAGAAATTGCAGAAATTGTCACATGTCATGCTGTGCCCCTGGAGACCTGCAGTCATTTCCAGGACCACCCGCTTCCCCTGGCTCCTTTCGGGAACACCGTCGGCAGGTTCCAGGCATAACTTGTCCTGGCATCACATGCAGCCCATATCTTTATTCCATATTTAGACAGTTTGCTTGGCATGTACTGTTTGAATGGGCACTGTCCCCTAAAAGCGATCAGACGCTCATCCACTGCGATATCTGGACTTGGGTTATAGATGAGTGGCAGGCGCTCCACCCACTTGTGCGAAACCTCTCTGATCGCTGCCAGCTTGTCTTGTTGACACAGGCCTGGTCTTGTATCACGGTTGTTGAAGCGAATCATTCGTGACAACACATGAAATGTCTGGAGTGACATAGTGGCACGAAAAATTGCCCTACCAGACTCTGCATCCCATAAACTGGTGGTTGATTTGTTTCTGGATCTGTACACACCAGCCAAAATCAAGAGACCCACGCATGCTTGGACGTCTGTCTGGTCTACCTCCTTCCAGTTGTCTTTGTAATCGCGTCTCCCCTCCAAGTTCGTCATGTTTATCACTATAGTTTCGATTGACTCAGTCAGGAACAGTTTGAAGCAGGATTTCATGTCATCGCCCCCGGATATGGCGTATCTCgttggccctggggtcatcctgaTAACATTTTCAGCCGACAGCCGACCTCTCCTCTTAGGTGGGGATGAAGACCAGGACATATTCCCATTCTTTGAccggaatgtaacaacaacctcagcagggccctcttcctcatcactggaatgtaacaacaacctcggcagggccctcttcctcatcactggaatgtaacaacaacctcagcagggccctcttcctcatcactggattgTAACAACAatctcagcagggccctcttcctcatcactggaatgtaacaacaacctcagcagggccctcttcctcatcactggaatgtaacaacaacctcagcagggccctcttcctcatcactggattgtaacaacaacctcagcagggccctcttcctcatcactggattgTTCTACATCGGTTGTCTCTTGGTCTGGATCATATTCTGTGTTGTCTTCAACTTCTGACACTTCCTCCTCTAATGCATCTTCACTGTCAGTTTCCTGGCCTCTcacctcctcaccagtgtcatgatcaaatatatgatcaagagcctcacatacagtatatcgtttggtcattgtgctgccacagaatgaattgtgagcaaggcctcaaaaaatcTTTCTAtaccagagctgtgtgtgtgtgtgtgtgtgtgtgtgtgtgtgtgtgtgtgtgtgtgtgtgtgtgtgtgtgtgtgtgtgtgtgtgtgtgtgtgtgtgtgtgtgtgtgtgtgtgtgtgtacactacagGTGTAccaaagttaaataaaacacccaaatgttatttttatccaaatgtattttgtgtgttcaaaGTCATGGAATCTTATGACAATCATattaaattaactacatttttcaAAGAGAGAACTTGTAAATCGTTCCATTTCGACCGAAACACAACAggatagaaccatgaggaaacctgtagaaaacgttatgctgaagtactgaaatacCCACCAAGAAAAATATGGTTCTTAGAATGTTATGCGCTAGCTGTCTAATTCATAAGGTTCTCGACCATGATGTTCTGACCTGGGTTTAATGCCAAATAAAATACTCATATACTCTACAATATATCTTGGCCTAGCTGTCCAGTGTTCA contains these protein-coding regions:
- the LOC109895269 gene encoding piggyBac transposable element-derived protein 4-like — translated: MTAGLQGHSMTCDNFCNFCSWSGVAPKKMTMLGTVRRYKPELPTALLTTKDRDRFSSKSAFTDTQIRVSYCPKKKKNVLLMTTLHSDASIRGDRKPKAVLDYNRNKGGVDNLDEVTGTYSCKRMTARWHMVFFNILDVSAYKAFVVWMEVISGWKQGKFFKRRLFLEELGKAMVAPLIQRHKHLPPTPSSAGLVRDIQGPEARSTAARDRRDKRKRCNLCAPRDVKTSIVCHKCSAHATTTTYCTTCA